A stretch of Crossiella cryophila DNA encodes these proteins:
- a CDS encoding helix-turn-helix transcriptional regulator, which yields MLNADQDKEFGPWLGRQLRRAGMTQAQLADKLNLTRAAVSAWITSRAVPRAETQRRIAEILEIDMDAVRNLADNVAGNLPLQWHHRPAHPDGGREYGNAAAFAFGADLSVLAREATQNSLDERRDPTSPVRVHYTLHELTGEHLDAFLKSLRWDELAEHYRAAADTQQKVGRSLRAALDDLDASRSLLLLRIDDYNASGLTGPEYSDGRFAAVVRRQLDSHNKSDKAAGGSYGLGKVTLWATSRFSLVLMNSTLSEPHEGHTERRLVGRLDLPWRTVDGQAYAGPAWFGEPDTEPSHHGVSRSWWADERTVRDLHLERPVADPGTSFLVVGAHDASGDAEGLSDMHEKLVNSLAEAFWAAMIGGRDAGPLLEARVTTLRNGHVLIPEQRVDPRTSRPALCRAFQAYLDGETVDALISGDQVAKTVVPLTVPPLRSAGRTTGEECVHSAVLLLTPADDTEQRNKIVYMRGNRMTVVERRPRDLPLGASPFQAVLLAGYATGGNGPETELAERFLRASEPPEHNQWGRTEELTSIYQRGALSRLREFREAIDEAVRNLIGRREIRSDGGPSVLRELLKLDGPGAVGKRRAPNVPTVRSVIAEVEESGSWHVRVDLRLPDAEDPWLLTPVAKFDVRSGGRPVVGWSLLTAADNCRIENGNLVVAAGARSAVFTGLTDPRTHPVRSSYARLIVDVHKARGGAA from the coding sequence GTGTTGAACGCGGACCAGGACAAGGAATTCGGCCCGTGGCTGGGCCGCCAGCTCCGGCGGGCAGGCATGACCCAGGCTCAGCTCGCCGACAAGCTGAATCTCACCCGCGCCGCGGTCTCCGCCTGGATAACCAGTCGCGCCGTGCCCCGTGCGGAGACCCAGCGCAGGATCGCCGAGATCCTCGAGATCGACATGGACGCGGTCCGCAACCTGGCCGACAACGTGGCAGGCAACCTGCCGCTCCAATGGCACCATCGGCCCGCGCACCCCGACGGCGGCCGGGAGTACGGGAACGCCGCCGCCTTCGCCTTTGGCGCGGACCTGTCGGTGCTCGCCCGCGAGGCTACCCAGAACTCCCTCGACGAACGTCGGGATCCAACCAGCCCGGTGCGGGTGCATTACACGCTGCACGAGCTGACCGGCGAGCACCTGGACGCCTTCCTCAAGTCACTGCGTTGGGATGAGCTGGCCGAGCACTACCGAGCGGCCGCGGACACTCAGCAGAAGGTCGGCCGCAGTCTCCGTGCCGCCTTGGACGACCTGGATGCCAGTCGGTCCCTGCTCCTGCTGCGCATCGACGACTACAACGCCTCCGGGCTCACCGGTCCGGAGTACAGCGACGGTCGGTTCGCGGCGGTGGTGCGCAGGCAGTTGGACAGCCACAACAAGTCGGACAAGGCAGCGGGTGGGTCCTACGGCCTCGGCAAGGTCACCCTGTGGGCCACCAGCCGCTTCAGCCTGGTGCTGATGAACTCCACCCTCTCCGAACCGCACGAGGGCCACACCGAGCGGCGGCTCGTCGGCAGGCTGGACCTGCCCTGGCGTACGGTCGACGGCCAGGCGTACGCGGGGCCCGCCTGGTTCGGCGAACCCGACACCGAGCCGAGCCACCACGGTGTCTCCCGCTCATGGTGGGCCGACGAGCGCACGGTCCGCGATCTGCACCTGGAGCGGCCCGTCGCCGATCCCGGCACCTCGTTCCTGGTGGTCGGCGCGCATGACGCCTCCGGCGATGCCGAGGGCCTGTCGGACATGCACGAGAAGCTGGTCAACTCGCTGGCCGAGGCGTTCTGGGCCGCGATGATCGGCGGCCGAGACGCGGGCCCACTGCTGGAGGCCCGGGTCACCACCCTGCGCAACGGCCACGTGCTCATCCCCGAGCAGCGGGTCGACCCCCGCACCAGCAGGCCTGCACTGTGCCGGGCGTTCCAGGCATACCTGGACGGCGAGACAGTCGATGCGTTGATCTCCGGCGACCAGGTTGCCAAGACCGTCGTCCCGTTGACCGTTCCGCCGTTGCGCTCGGCGGGGCGGACCACGGGCGAGGAGTGCGTGCACTCGGCCGTCCTGTTGCTCACGCCCGCGGACGACACCGAACAGCGCAACAAGATCGTGTACATGCGTGGCAACCGGATGACGGTCGTGGAGCGGCGGCCGCGGGATCTGCCACTGGGCGCCTCCCCGTTCCAAGCCGTCCTGTTGGCCGGGTACGCGACCGGCGGCAACGGCCCGGAGACCGAACTCGCCGAGCGGTTCCTGCGTGCCTCCGAACCCCCGGAGCACAACCAGTGGGGCCGCACGGAGGAACTGACCTCGATCTACCAGCGGGGGGCGCTCAGCAGGCTGCGCGAGTTCCGGGAAGCGATCGACGAGGCCGTACGCAACCTGATCGGGCGCCGTGAGATCCGCAGTGACGGCGGGCCATCGGTGCTACGTGAATTGCTGAAGTTGGACGGGCCGGGAGCAGTGGGCAAGCGCAGAGCGCCCAACGTGCCGACGGTACGCAGCGTTATTGCCGAGGTCGAGGAATCCGGCTCCTGGCACGTCCGAGTCGATCTCAGACTGCCCGATGCCGAGGACCCGTGGCTGCTCACCCCGGTCGCCAAGTTCGACGTGCGCTCCGGTGGCAGACCGGTGGTCGGCTGGTCGCTGCTGACCGCAGCCGACAACTGCCGGATCGAGAACGGCAACCTGGTCGTCGCCGCAGGGGCCCGCTCGGCCGTCTTCACCGGCCTGACCGATCCGCGCACGCACCCCGTGCGCAGCAGCTACGCCCGGCTGATCGTGGACGTGCACAAGGCTCGTGGAGGTGCTGCGTGA
- a CDS encoding DNA cytosine methyltransferase, producing the protein MDIEVGELERAKLTPARELTVRTRPDRIHMVDLFAGPGGLDVAAHWLGLQVDGIEMDANACATRDAAGLRTVEGDVRDHGPAEFYDSGDFRILAGGPPCQTYTVAGGGAGRRALNEVLELVKAMSPTSGEDPAAKWQGINARLDELDDVRTGLVVEPLRWVLQAHEAKRPYDAIVLEQVQTVLPVWLAVKEVLEQLGYQVVCGILRTEEFGVPQTRRRAILIARLGCAPSLPEQTHQPYRKQGKYSEEELKRIECTTMQDALKRSEEFKVISNYGTGGDPKARGQRTFNQPAATITGKVSRNRLERLDGTALKSDSPRLSLDEAGRLQTFPAKYPWSGKDQAQQIGNAIPPRLAAHILAATLGWQLDQHALKDAVYGPWEETKSSKPLAPRLPGEDD; encoded by the coding sequence TTGGACATCGAGGTCGGCGAGCTGGAGCGGGCCAAGCTCACTCCTGCTCGAGAACTGACCGTGCGAACGCGGCCCGACCGGATCCACATGGTCGATCTGTTCGCGGGCCCTGGCGGACTCGATGTGGCCGCGCACTGGCTGGGTTTGCAGGTCGACGGGATCGAAATGGACGCGAACGCCTGCGCCACCCGCGACGCAGCCGGACTTCGCACGGTAGAAGGCGATGTGCGCGACCACGGGCCTGCGGAGTTCTACGATTCCGGCGATTTTCGGATCTTGGCCGGTGGGCCCCCCTGCCAGACCTACACGGTGGCAGGCGGCGGTGCAGGTCGACGGGCGCTGAACGAAGTACTCGAGCTGGTGAAGGCCATGTCTCCCACCTCAGGGGAGGATCCGGCCGCCAAATGGCAGGGCATCAACGCACGGCTGGACGAGCTGGACGATGTGCGCACGGGCCTGGTGGTCGAACCGCTGCGGTGGGTGCTGCAGGCGCACGAGGCGAAGCGGCCCTATGACGCCATCGTGTTGGAGCAGGTTCAGACCGTGCTCCCGGTGTGGTTGGCGGTGAAGGAAGTACTCGAACAGCTCGGCTACCAGGTGGTGTGCGGGATCCTGCGTACTGAGGAGTTCGGGGTCCCCCAGACCCGCCGCCGAGCCATTCTGATTGCCCGACTCGGTTGCGCACCCAGCCTTCCGGAGCAAACCCACCAGCCGTACCGCAAGCAAGGCAAGTACTCCGAGGAGGAACTGAAGCGGATCGAGTGCACCACGATGCAGGATGCGCTCAAACGCTCCGAAGAGTTCAAGGTGATCTCCAACTACGGCACCGGCGGCGATCCCAAGGCACGGGGGCAGCGCACGTTCAACCAACCTGCCGCCACCATCACCGGGAAGGTGTCCCGGAACCGGCTCGAACGGCTGGATGGCACCGCACTCAAGTCTGATTCACCTCGGCTAAGCCTGGACGAGGCCGGCAGGTTGCAGACATTCCCGGCCAAGTACCCCTGGTCAGGCAAGGACCAGGCGCAGCAGATCGGCAATGCCATTCCGCCGCGCCTGGCCGCACACATCCTGGCCGCCACACTGGGATGGCAGCTCGACCAGCACGCGCTGAAGGACGCCGTCTACGGGCCGTGGGAGGAGACCAAGAGCAGCAAGCCGCTGGCTCCCCGGCTCCCCGGCGAGGACGACTGA
- a CDS encoding DUF6339 family protein — MSRNTPAIPSGLGLLSDAAVTKYLSRGMQAGQEKPPRGALAKMSVALPETEERWHVEPVRRLLDEAMNRFDGDPPLADRWLAPRLHATLRMTRAEAADSRRWNFLSMIVAPDYVVWRHRRREIAQVARFVGPHYTQAFSRLWWAAELFRSGEDYRPVEVACRIQDVLNTTMRLDVIDHRPTAAAIIQLLQRLEDSGVSGLGDRANTLSSAVNAAGSTLVYDVLAPDEPADEDALADWITAGALAPAVPWDRLPDGPDDGAVSQHAVDALLPLFERLLAEAPLRQRQRAVEEDE; from the coding sequence ATGAGTCGCAACACTCCCGCCATCCCGTCGGGGCTGGGACTGCTGTCCGACGCGGCCGTCACCAAGTACCTCAGCCGCGGGATGCAGGCAGGCCAGGAGAAACCGCCCCGGGGTGCGCTGGCCAAGATGTCCGTGGCGCTGCCGGAGACCGAGGAGCGTTGGCACGTCGAGCCGGTGCGCAGGCTGCTCGACGAGGCGATGAACCGTTTTGACGGTGATCCGCCTCTGGCCGACCGCTGGCTCGCGCCGCGTCTACACGCCACCCTGCGGATGACCAGGGCCGAGGCGGCTGACAGCCGCCGGTGGAACTTCCTGAGCATGATCGTCGCACCGGACTACGTGGTCTGGCGGCATCGGCGCAGGGAGATCGCACAGGTCGCTCGTTTTGTCGGACCGCACTACACCCAGGCGTTCTCCCGCCTCTGGTGGGCCGCCGAGTTGTTCCGCAGTGGCGAGGACTACCGCCCGGTGGAAGTCGCCTGCCGCATCCAGGACGTGCTGAACACCACCATGCGGCTGGACGTCATCGACCACCGGCCGACTGCAGCGGCGATCATCCAACTCCTGCAACGGCTGGAAGACAGCGGTGTCTCCGGACTCGGCGACCGGGCCAACACCCTGTCCTCCGCGGTGAACGCGGCAGGCAGCACCCTGGTCTACGACGTCCTGGCGCCGGACGAGCCCGCTGACGAGGACGCACTGGCGGACTGGATCACCGCGGGAGCACTGGCCCCGGCAGTCCCATGGGATCGCCTGCCCGACGGACCGGACGACGGAGCGGTGAGCCAACACGCGGTGGACGCGTTGCTGCCCCTGTTCGAGCGGTTGCTCGCCGAAGCTCCACTCCGGCAACGGCAACGGGCGGTAGAGGAGGACGAGTGA